In the genome of Bdellovibrionales bacterium, one region contains:
- a CDS encoding helix-turn-helix domain-containing protein produces MVSKRLEGFPRRFQIDAEKQLRSIARKIQKKRERLQLSQEELAEQLNIGLSTLKTIEQSRRYPSLPMLFYICRFLEIKITIG; encoded by the coding sequence ATGGTTAGCAAAAGACTTGAGGGATTTCCCCGAAGATTTCAAATTGATGCGGAAAAGCAGCTGCGAAGTATTGCTCGCAAGATTCAAAAAAAGCGAGAGCGTTTGCAACTTTCTCAAGAAGAACTCGCCGAGCAGCTTAATATTGGCCTAAGCACCTTAAAAACAATCGAACAATCGCGACGTTACCCTAGCCTACCCATGCTCTTTTACATCTGTCGTTTTTTAGAGATTAAAATCACTATTGGCTAA
- a CDS encoding recombinase family protein, with protein MSVWSVIEPLAIHFKIDIIPSKIKLFKTPKGSNAQAFLTKPKAEIVAGIKQLIEWDKCDFTTASQRLGISETTVRRVCRTLKIGNYVTKAQGAIVSKSSQAPFGWDVVNGQLRPNKKEWKWVLKIHQLRAEGKTLQQIVDILDQKNVHTKNGGRWFRKTISQILNFNKAHLKKSVGGI; from the coding sequence GTGAGCGTATGGTCAGTCATCGAACCCCTCGCCATTCATTTCAAAATAGATATAATTCCCTCTAAAATCAAGCTTTTTAAGACACCTAAAGGCTCAAATGCACAGGCTTTTCTAACAAAACCAAAAGCCGAAATTGTGGCAGGAATCAAACAGCTCATAGAGTGGGATAAATGTGATTTTACCACCGCTTCTCAGAGATTGGGAATTTCCGAAACAACCGTCCGCCGGGTATGTCGAACCCTCAAAATTGGGAATTATGTCACTAAGGCACAGGGTGCCATTGTCAGTAAATCGTCTCAAGCACCATTTGGGTGGGACGTGGTCAACGGACAATTACGACCTAATAAAAAGGAGTGGAAATGGGTTCTAAAAATCCACCAACTCAGAGCTGAGGGGAAAACTCTTCAGCAGATCGTGGATATATTAGATCAAAAAAATGTCCATACAAAAAATGGTGGACGGTGGTTTCGTAAAACGATCAGTCAAATTCTTAACTTTAACAAAGCACATCTGAAGAAGAGTGTTGGAGGTATTTAA
- a CDS encoding DUF2237 domain-containing protein encodes MTTKHLNVLGQPLELCCDKPKTGFYRDGYCTSGEEDRGRHVVCAQVTQEFLDFTLSKGNDLITPSPANLFPGLKPGDKWCLCALRWREALLAGKAPPVVLESTDKKALDFVNLDNLKAHKLK; translated from the coding sequence GTGACAACGAAACATCTCAATGTTTTAGGTCAACCTCTCGAACTCTGTTGCGATAAACCCAAAACGGGTTTTTATCGGGATGGGTATTGCACTTCGGGGGAAGAGGATCGGGGACGCCATGTGGTTTGTGCTCAGGTCACCCAAGAATTTTTAGATTTTACTTTGAGCAAAGGTAATGACTTGATTACACCGAGCCCAGCGAACCTGTTTCCCGGCCTTAAGCCAGGAGATAAGTGGTGTCTTTGCGCGCTTCGCTGGAGAGAAGCACTCCTTGCTGGGAAAGCTCCTCCGGTAGTTTTAGAAAGCACAGACAAAAAAGCTCTCGATTTTGTCAATCTGGATAATCTTAAGGCTCACAAGCTGAAGTAA
- a CDS encoding FAD-dependent oxidoreductase produces the protein MQIDKSQVMAKNYQEKFRLFKKIEGEMIGRSKIKNQSLAVALSNAIIKNKIEAIDQKWLDFLFKIYVEENYGAALQELSAEQFGSSSWFSGGDYILPRGYDKVPLALSQGINVKLKQPANRIEKLTNGDFQVSFESAPPMVCQHVIVTVPLSLLQRQTITFIPPLPSRKTKSIQNVGFGQFTKIFVRLTPTKVKQLKNHPTWIKVLGSDSQRGFQFFNLPHYSESDVLVGIAVSDEATLVENMSAEKLSSYVLSRAPFLEKKDIISIENTQWGKNKWAHGSYSYPKVGSRESDFDEIGKSIDRLHFAGEACQSDVYGTVEAAFLSGQRAAAKII, from the coding sequence TTGCAGATCGATAAGAGCCAGGTGATGGCGAAGAATTATCAAGAAAAGTTTCGACTTTTTAAAAAAATCGAAGGCGAAATGATTGGTAGATCGAAGATTAAAAATCAATCTCTTGCGGTAGCCCTGTCAAACGCCATCATAAAGAATAAAATAGAAGCCATCGATCAAAAATGGCTCGATTTTTTGTTTAAGATTTATGTGGAGGAGAACTACGGGGCCGCTCTTCAAGAGCTCTCGGCGGAGCAATTTGGATCGTCCTCTTGGTTTTCCGGAGGAGATTACATCCTTCCGCGGGGATACGATAAAGTTCCCCTGGCGCTTTCTCAAGGAATTAACGTCAAGCTTAAACAGCCTGCGAATCGGATCGAAAAACTGACAAATGGAGACTTTCAAGTGAGCTTTGAAAGTGCACCTCCAATGGTCTGTCAGCATGTGATTGTCACTGTCCCCTTAAGTCTTCTTCAACGACAAACCATCACTTTTATTCCTCCGCTCCCGTCTCGCAAAACAAAATCCATTCAGAATGTCGGTTTCGGGCAGTTTACAAAAATCTTTGTGCGCCTCACTCCGACGAAGGTCAAACAGCTTAAAAATCATCCCACGTGGATCAAAGTTCTTGGCAGCGACTCGCAGCGGGGGTTTCAATTTTTCAATTTACCCCACTATTCTGAGTCCGATGTTCTCGTGGGTATCGCCGTGTCTGATGAAGCGACCCTTGTCGAAAACATGTCGGCTGAAAAACTCTCGTCATACGTTTTGTCCCGCGCCCCGTTTCTCGAAAAGAAAGATATTATCTCGATTGAAAACACCCAATGGGGTAAAAACAAATGGGCTCACGGGTCCTACTCCTATCCCAAAGTGGGAAGCCGCGAGTCCGACTTTGATGAAATCGGAAAATCCATAGACCGCTTGCACTTCGCCGGCGAAGCCTGCCAAAGCGATGTCTACGGCACCGTCGAAGCTGCATTCCTCTCTGGCCAACGAGCTGCTGCAAAAATCATATAA
- a CDS encoding BON domain-containing protein has translation MFNFFEKTDSSIKTDVMNELSWDPSIEASQIKVTADDGIVTLRGTVPHYFDKSQAENAAQRVGGVRAVADELEVNLTGPFEKSDEDIAGAAVSALQWSYSAPQDTKVSVTRGWITLRGETEWDYQRTAAKDAVRNLLGVRGVTNSITMKSRAQPSDIKNRIEDALKRSAEAEGRKIQVSVKGNVVTLSGNVHSMSEKDDIRMAAWMAPGVVTVENNLRISQ, from the coding sequence ATGTTCAATTTTTTTGAAAAGACCGATTCATCCATTAAAACGGATGTGATGAACGAATTAAGTTGGGATCCCAGTATAGAGGCTTCGCAAATTAAAGTGACGGCTGATGACGGTATCGTTACTCTGCGAGGGACCGTGCCCCATTATTTTGACAAGTCCCAAGCCGAAAATGCTGCCCAAAGAGTGGGTGGAGTTCGTGCTGTTGCGGACGAATTGGAGGTGAATTTGACGGGCCCCTTTGAAAAAAGCGACGAGGATATCGCCGGTGCGGCAGTCTCTGCTCTTCAATGGAGCTATTCTGCGCCCCAGGACACAAAAGTGTCGGTGACAAGAGGCTGGATCACTTTACGAGGAGAGACGGAGTGGGATTACCAGAGAACCGCGGCAAAAGATGCGGTCAGGAATCTCCTAGGAGTTCGCGGAGTCACCAATAGTATAACGATGAAATCTAGGGCCCAACCCTCCGACATTAAGAATCGTATCGAAGACGCTCTCAAGCGGTCCGCCGAGGCTGAAGGTCGCAAGATCCAGGTTTCCGTTAAAGGTAACGTCGTTACTCTCAGTGGAAACGTGCACTCCATGTCTGAAAAAGACGATATACGAATGGCAGCTTGGATGGCTCCAGGGGTGGTCACTGTCGAGAATAATCTTAGAATTTCTCAGTAA
- a CDS encoding DUF4010 domain-containing protein produces MKNRVGIWMPRKKSIVPLLTLAFLSVLIYIVPNAPLDPWKLFNPRKVATMIFALSLVQIVGTYLAHFIGVKLGAVITGFLGGLISSTATIASVARKSRKNTISDVTVEVITILSAIVAMLLECILFLFVGANKINFLLLLLFSVPLGATLVLIFFKSRNLGNQKINHLQVGFRVVPILKLTLFILMVLSLSKVLQEWLGNNSLYVLTFIVSLFEIHGSVIANVQLNAAGHIHAVALGHLIAISIFASMISKILIVFFLGSTVLKIQTLKFSGVLLLSLACGWFLFVMMQDYFRILSL; encoded by the coding sequence ATGAAAAATAGAGTCGGGATCTGGATGCCCCGTAAAAAATCGATCGTTCCCCTGTTAACTTTGGCTTTCCTTTCGGTTCTTATTTATATAGTTCCCAATGCACCTCTGGATCCTTGGAAGTTATTTAATCCACGAAAAGTAGCTACGATGATATTCGCATTGTCATTAGTTCAGATCGTAGGCACTTATCTGGCTCATTTTATAGGTGTAAAGTTGGGTGCGGTCATCACAGGATTTCTGGGTGGGCTTATCTCTAGCACCGCGACGATAGCTTCGGTCGCACGAAAGAGTCGAAAAAACACGATCAGCGACGTTACTGTTGAAGTGATTACTATTCTTTCGGCGATTGTCGCTATGCTATTGGAATGTATTTTATTTCTTTTTGTCGGAGCGAATAAAATTAACTTTTTACTTTTGCTCCTCTTTTCCGTTCCCCTAGGCGCCACACTAGTTCTCATCTTTTTTAAATCTAGAAATTTGGGAAATCAAAAGATAAATCATTTACAAGTGGGTTTTAGGGTAGTGCCCATTCTTAAGTTAACTCTTTTTATTTTGATGGTACTTTCCTTGTCTAAGGTTTTGCAGGAGTGGTTGGGAAACAATAGCCTTTATGTACTTACTTTTATTGTCTCACTTTTTGAAATTCATGGATCTGTCATCGCCAATGTTCAGTTGAATGCCGCTGGACATATTCACGCAGTTGCGCTTGGCCATCTCATTGCAATCTCCATCTTTGCGTCGATGATTTCTAAGATTCTAATTGTATTTTTCTTGGGAAGTACTGTCTTAAAAATTCAGACATTGAAGTTTTCGGGAGTTCTTCTGTTATCTTTAGCTTGCGGTTGGTTTTTGTTTGTAATGATGCAGGATTATTTTAGAATCTTATCTTTATAA